The following are from one region of the Streptomyces tuirus genome:
- a CDS encoding DUF2690 domain-containing protein translates to MAAAVLSPLGEHVVKYFLDDPTCPGEACEGKNPQNQGCTEDARTLKPAGGNPALLQLRYSEECQAVWARIERGNPGDVVTVEAAGGAKRSAEIEYGDDKFTSMVRVGDGEFQVTACAVPKTGGKSTYRHYCIRASEATAWR, encoded by the coding sequence GTGGCGGCAGCCGTCCTGTCCCCGCTCGGGGAGCATGTCGTGAAGTATTTCCTGGACGACCCGACCTGCCCGGGGGAGGCGTGCGAGGGGAAGAACCCGCAGAACCAGGGGTGCACAGAGGACGCGCGCACCCTTAAGCCGGCCGGCGGCAACCCCGCGCTTCTGCAACTGCGCTACAGCGAGGAGTGCCAGGCGGTCTGGGCGCGGATCGAGCGGGGCAACCCCGGCGACGTGGTCACGGTGGAGGCCGCCGGCGGCGCCAAGCGCAGTGCGGAGATCGAGTACGGGGACGACAAGTTCACCAGCATGGTGCGGGTGGGCGACGGCGAGTTCCAGGTCACGGCCTGCGCGGTCCCCAAGACCGGCGGCAAGAGCACGTACCGGCACTACTGCATTCGCGCCTC